Within the Apis cerana isolate GH-2021 linkage group LG9, AcerK_1.0, whole genome shotgun sequence genome, the region tttttataaatatttatcattccatgtcatttattattaatcgttaaaatgacacttaaatattttgatcaacaattttccttttatccaatttacttttaaaaaacttttcctgtacatttttataaacatttatcattCCTTATCGTTTGTTATTAGTCGTTAAAATggttcttaaatattttgatcaacaattttccttttatccaattcttttacttttaaaaacttctcttttactttttttaaaaatttatcattccttgtcatttgttattaatcgttattaaagcggtttttaattaatttgattaacaattaattccttaatttctttcttttatccaaTTCCTTTAGTTTTAAAGAActttttctgtatatttttataaatatttatcattccatgtcatttattattaatccttAAAGcagcttttaataattaatttttaattaatttaattaacaattaatttcttgattccttttatcgaattctttttaaagaacttctcttttactttttttaaaaatttatcattcctTATCGTTTGTTATTAGTCGTTCTTGAATGTTGAAAATGgacaattttccttttatccaattcttttaaaaaatttcttctgtacatatatattttttaaaatatttatcgtccCTTATCACTCGttattaattcttctaaattattaaagcgactcttaaatattttgatcgacAATTAACTtgatttcttccttttaacttttacttttaaagaactttttttgtatatttttataaatatttatcattcctCGTTATTAAACTACCTTTTAAATACTTccattaacaattaattctttGATCTTTGATTCCTTTTatccaattctttttaaagagTTTCTCTTTTACATTTCTTAAAACTTTATCATTCCTTGTCGTTTCTTACTAATCTTATTAAAGCGGCTCTTAAATACTTTGATCGacaattaattcatttctccCATTTATCGAattcgttgaaataaaatcgagccactaaaaaagaaaaaaagaattattaaaagatcgaataataatttcaacaacTTCTCTTCTCAACAACTTTCTTATCCCTTTAATCATCGTTCGCTTGTTGTTCGCAGAGAAAGGGTTCGAGTAGAAGCTTTCAATCTAGCTTTCGCGGAGCTTCGAAAGCTTCTGCCGACCTTGCCACCGGACAAAAAGTTATCAAAGATCGAGATCCTTCGACTCGCCATCTGCTACATCGCTTACTTGAACCACGTCCTCGAGGCCTGAGAACAGGAATCACTATATTTTTCCAGAATCGAATCAAGAAGAAAGTATACAAATCTTTTTCCACGATCTTTTCAACTCATTTTCCTACACAATTCTCCCTTTGTAGATAATCCGATAATCGAAACTGTCGGAAAAATTCCCTTCgtctcaatataatttattattcacatctgtaaatgtatattaaattaatataaccaGAACGCGttatacaatacatatattcttAACCAAAATTGGATcgagcaaatttttaattatctcctAATTATCTATACAAAACGTTACATCAACATTTCCAATTCTTTCAAACTGGACTATTATCCACCTCTGTTTcaccaattttctttttttcccccctctccaAGCGCAGTTATTCGCAAATAACCGGATCGAAACTCTTAAATCAATCTCGTTCCGTGGATTAGCCCGATTCCCATGGGTACTCCGCACGCCCCACGCGTATCCTCTAAATCCTCGTCTCTCCTCTGTATCCGAATCGTGGGGCTGCCCACTTACCGATCATCGTCCTGCGAAACTAGACTTTCCTCGACCAGAGAGCTCGACGTTCCAACTTCACGGCTCATCGATCTTCCTCGTTTTCctttcgtctctctctctctctctctactttttcgaaacagaattaatttttttcgttttcggtCGATGATGGCGTTTTCTTAAAAAgttaaagagaaagagattaaGGATCGAAGTTTTCTTTGTAATTAGAAaagtaatgattaattattattgttaagtaAATAAAGGAGCATTTTATTCTTAGATCGAtaggataaattttaaaggaattaCATGCAAACATTTCTCATATATCttgagggagaaaaaaaaaagaaatgctgGAAAATGGGAATTTTATTATGGaatagaaagaagaattttcaagacgcgataaataaaattatcgggAATTCTATCTATCCTTCGGACTATTTCATTATTGCAAATggtcattgaaaattttaaaccatGATCAGAATCATAGTGAATTacgataatatgtaatataatataatacgtaatataataataaaatatagtgtAAAAGcggtaaaaattatatatatacgtagaatttgcaatttattatcTCATATAATTTCTCATACAATTgatgtacaatatttataaagaaacgttagaatatattttttttctcgcaacaaaaatttagaacaatattttaaatcgatcgcaatcgttggaaataatataataatataataataaaataaagcggCGTAAAAGtggtaaaaattcaatatatatacatagaatttGCAATTCATTATCTCATATAATTTCTCATACAATTgatgtacaatatttataaagaaacgttagaatatattttttttctcgcagcaaaaatttagaacaatattttaaatcgatcgcaatcgttggaaataatataataatataataataaaataaagcggCGTAAAAGtggtaaaaattcaatatatatacatagaatttGCAATTCATTATCTCAACGACAATTGATGTAcaatatttagaaagaaacgttagaatatattttttttctcgcaacTAAAATGACACTAAAATTTagagcaatattttaaattgatcgcAATCGTTCGAAATTGCATTAAGTTGGCCAATTTATGTACATATCCCTCGATGATCAAGCCTTCAAGCCTTGGTCGAACGAAAtgaattactttttcttctctctctctctttttttttcttatcatcgTATTTACGCATTCCTTCTTACGTTGCAATTACGTAAATGCGCAATTGCAACGTTCTTCTGGGTCACCTTCAACCTTTAGTCGAACGAGGAAACGAGCAAAGAGTTGGTGTCGTTTTACCCTCGATTTGAATACAAAGATAACGAGATTAacttagataaaaattacgaGTGTTTAATTCGAACCTGCGTGaatcatacttttttttttcttttttcccctctattataaattaatcgtaaCCTTCGAGTGAACagaataatcttttctttctcctttaaaaaaagatatccgCGTAGGTTCATATGTAACGACATCGTCGATTTTTGTCCTTATTttgttatcattaatataatttttcgtttcttaatttttcgaaatataggTAGATAAAACAAGGATGAAAAGTTACGAGGAAGCGACAAGAATAATAATCGTGTTATCTTACGCGACATCGTTCCGTTATTAccagaatatgaaaaaaagtttgtCGAAATTCTTGCTCAGCTGGATCTATAATGTTATCTCGTTCTTCACGTACGTCTATTTCATATTCTAtctggaaatatataatttaagcaGCATGCCGTATAACAAAGAACGAATCATGTACACGTTTCTACTTTTCATCTTTCTCTATGGATACGTAACTATAACAATAATGGGTTGGTACAAATCGAAGGTAATGGAAATCTTCAAAGAAGCGAGAATCTTtacttttctttgatttttcgtttttcgagttccattttttttttttttatttcgtttttaactTTCTCGTCCAGGATATAATCGTTTTACGAAATCACATCGACCAAGTGGACGAAAATTTGAAGGAAATTGGGATTGAAATCGAGTATCGAAGCATGCACCGTAAAGTAAAGATCACAGGATTGATATGGTTAATCCAttggattatattaatagGATTATTCTCGaacttcttattaaaatacgaaaaaataatatccgaAATAATTGTCACATTCTCTTACGTTCACATGATAAATATCGAGTCACTCGTTTTGTACGACTACGATATATTCATATAGTACGTATATCAAATGtatcaattttcatctttcttcgAGTTCTTCAAattgatattcgaaaattgcaGTTGGCTAAAATTAAGATTCGAACAGACGAATCAACTGCTCGCAACGACTCTGTCGGTGAATGATGGAACGAAAATGGAGAAGGGATTGAAGGAGGACGAGATCCTCGGGTCGAATcctaattttaagaatagatCTCGACTGAACAGTTGGTCGTTGGAACGTTTTTTACTCGGCTCCCAAATATTTCCTGTGAACCACGTTCCAAATTTGAAACAGGAATCCGACGAGAAAATTCATCTGGTTCAACAAATTAGGTaaatgaaattcgatcgagattaaataattttgaattaattgaaaatataatattacattggatgaataaaaagatttgctgaaatttgtaaaattttaagatcggCGCAATTGCAACTTtccaatatatcgaaaatgacGAACAACGTTTACAACGTGCAATTATTGACGTATACGttcataattatgatttacataataatacatgcatattatatatacgtagaGATCCCAAGAACGaccgatattaaaaaactgtTACTGACGATGATGATATTTGTATGGAATAgctttggaaattttatgaagataATTTATGTAGCCTATTATTGCGAATGTACAATAAATGAGGtgagaaattgtatatttttaaaaattggaaatgttttttttctaaatttcaagTTTGATCCATTCGATTTTCAGgctaaaaaaacaataaatattattcactcATATCCCTTGGAcgaaaaagatattgaattaaaaaacgagGTGAACAAGATTTAACTGTCTGATATGTCGAgtgaaattttgttgaaaaaaacataacctaataattcatttgttcGCAGTTTCTCCAATTCTGTTTTCAAATATCGTACACACGacttgaaaaatcaaaaacgattgattataaaatcaattattcttaCATTCGCCATGTtagtattcttttttatacgatttttcttttttctttttcactgtTTATTAACAAGATTCAACaaggtttttttttcagtGCATAAGTTTCATGTTGTCTTACGTTATTATCATGATACAATGGAGCCaaaattcatcgataaaaaaCGACATTTCAATGGAAAATGTGACGAGTTACAATTTGAGCAACGTTCAAACGACGAATCAAAGTTTGATCGAcgttcgaatataatttttcatacttgtcgattaataagattataaataaaacaatatataatacgcAATAAAAAACAGTgaatactaaatatttttccaattgatttgattttaaattcaaaagaattactattcatttttaataaagtttcagatttgttttttcagaaatagatATAACACGATTTGCGGAAGATCCAGAAAAACGCTCTTACAATATCATTAAGACATATTTGAACCGTGCAACCgcatttcgataattaatcattaaccATTATTCTTGTTAACAATACTTTCACCGCGATATCGATTCGGACACGAACGAGTAATTGTTGTGCTCGTTATTACTTAGCAGCACTACTTATACGATAACCATGACGTGATAACGATCTATTGCTACCTGTCGTGTAAATACGATGatgtatgaataaaataaacaacgaAGGTGTGAAGCGTTTAAGTTGATCCAGTTCCATTTTCCACTCGCCATGTACGAGCCGAAAACACTCAAGGAAACCATCAAACCGTTGATGATGATAAACTTCGTGTTCGGTATGGGCCTGACCGGTATCGAGGCAAAGAAACCCTCGAAGAAACTGGAATATATTTACACGATATGCAATCTTGTGATATTTTACTTGATCAATAAGTTAACCTTGCCTTATTACGACAAATATTATGTCATCAGCACGTTCAATCTAAgtcgttttatatttcaatggaTGTTCCACGCGAATATTTGGACGATAACACTGTTGATTATCATTACCAGGATAAAAGCACAGGTGATTTTAAACGccttttcgaatttcttcctGTTATTACTTTTCGTTggatctgaaaataaattcaaatataaattttgcacaATAGAGAAAATTGCGATAAGTTAAcctctaaaatttatttgcaacagaaatatcatatatatatatatgtatatattcacaCAAGAAACGTTTGTttgctttaatattttgatacattGTCTCATCTTCTAGCAATTACGGACAGTAGTGTCACTTGTAGAATTAAGCGATCAGAAAATGGAAAACATAGGATTGTCACCGAAGCATCGTTGCCTGATGATGTATCAGATCAAAAGATACATATTCCTTGGAATATACACGCTCATCTTCGTTGTATTGATCTATTATTGTCATTACGAATCAACCACGCCAacgcttattaaattatgccTTTCCATTTTACCGAACATTCCGTTCATAGTGTTCGGTGTCAGCACCATCTCCTTCTGCTTCTGGGTCACGTATGAAACTAAACATTCaaggaataaataaacaagtgtttaaattaatcttgaaCGTGTTTTATTTGAACGCCTTAAGATTGATTTAAACAgcgatctttaaaaaataaaatacgtacGTTATTCAGGTGCTTGAAATTAAAGTTTCGTCAGTTGAACGAGTTACTTCGTAGTATGAGAATCATGAAATCGCCGATTCACAAAAGAGTGTTGGAAATGACGAACAATTTAGAGAACAACAGATTCTCTTTGTACAGGAATGAACACGTAAGAAGGAACACGAACACTATAAGAACAGTAAAGTGAGATTTTACGATGAGatcaaaataagaattatcatATTAGATAAAAGATTACTGATTTACACTTTCGTTTTTCACAAAGGCAAATCCATCTGGAGATAATCAAGATCGTGTGCTTTCTGAATCAAACGTTTGGAATACAGATCCTGATACAGATGACAGTATCGGTTGTCTTCACCACCAATCTTCTCCACCTGTTGTACAGGATTATATGGTTGCATTTTACCATCAATCAGCTTGTACAGGAATTGATCTCCGTGATTTTCTGGATATTGATCTACGGATCGCAAATCTTATACGTGAATCACGTTTGTGCCAGCACTAACTCAGAGGTATGAGCATTTTCTATTGAATGTATTGAATGCAAATTGATAAGCTTTCCAAGATAtgctacatatatatttaaaatcgaattgtattaaaatatttaacaactaTTGAATAGGATTTATCGAgccatttataaatttttacaggCAGCAAATATTGGCAACATTATTTGTGAGTTTTATGAACCATTTGCAACGAAAGAATTTAACGCTGAGGTAAAAATTCGAGTTCGagtacgaaagaaaaaaatgtaaaattcatataaaatgttaattcaaGATTTGAAAATGATCCTTTTAGATTCGAGATTTCACTCTACAACTGATACAAAATCCAGTGATATTTACGGCATACGGATTCTTCAATCTGGATCACTCGTTTATCCAAGGGGTACGTATActtgatcgaataaaatttatacatatttaacgtAATCTGTGACTTTCTAGGTTATTGGAACGATCACCACGTATCTCGTAGTTATGATCCAAGTGGGAGACTTATCAAATTCGGACAAATCGATAGTCTCATGAATggaaatcgatataaatagatatttaatccaaattttatttaattgtactcTTCTAAGGATATCGTATCAATCAATTGTATgtgagtgaaaaaaaaatttaaaagattgcttttatcaattatgaatcataatttgaattttctcgaaaaaaaagtaaatataatgaaataattgaaagaattgttattaaatatatttaatttcgaatttcttggACATTCACCCTAACAATTTTCCGCCAATTAGGACGTGGACAGGGATGATACCTCAATTACTCTACACCCCTGATAGACCCTATACTATTCCAGATGGAGGCGTTAGACCGTGAAATTTGGTAATCTTGAAACTCGATAGCTCGTAATTCGGTGAAGATAGACAGTTACCTCTGAGAGCCACTCCTAATCGATCCTTAATTTGGGAAAATTATGCTTAAAGAATCTCTGAAATCAGAATTAAATTCCTCTTGTAtactacaaaaatattaaaagataatatttaaaaatgaaaaatgaaaatttgttctctttcaaaattctatttaatcgtaattaataaaaatgaaaattcttagaattatatattataaatatatacgtcaataatactattattatttccaaataataaaggaaaaagaaaagaaagaaaaacttaaattgtataaactgCTTCagattttttccattatgttaatttatattttttatttatcatgatttatgatatataattcggTTTAATGTTACAACTTACGCAACATAGGTAAAGCATACGTTTACGACGGGTATAACATTAATTGGGAATTAAGGGTGCGAACGAGCGTGGCCGTCAGGAGCCACCTGCTACCGTGCAACATTGGTGGGGTGAAGagaattgatatattgtaCCCAGGGGACAGAGAGACCAGTTTAGATGGGTGCAAGTACCGTGTTCATCTCTAATCCTCTTCTCTTTCGTTAACTAACATTCGTAAGAGTTGTCTCAGCTTTGTTgtcgattaaattattccagTCATTGCGATCGAATCCTGCAATATgcatatgataatataaatgcagccgctttaaaaaaaaatcttttcgatttacaaatattatattatttttgttttcctttaatttataaaaaaaatatattaatatcaattttataaaattataagaataattttgataatatttcaagaGGAACGATTGGAGATAGttgaatgaaaacaaaaagattGATTTCCTTGACCAAGGCATATGGGATGGATTAAAGATGGTGATTTTAGAAAAGTAAACGCAAACAGACTGCAACGATTCTAATAATCCGCAAACGTCGTTTATCATGTCGAAACGGATTTACGTTAACAACAGAATCGACCACTCCTACTCGAGGGTGTGGGTATTCGATCACTTCGTATCTTCGCCAAACGTTTACCCCCACATGTTTATTGATATCGAATAGGGAATATATCTCAGTgacattgtaaaaaaaataaaaaaattttattttgattcattgacaaattatgtatgtatttatatttatatatatttatgttatagttattgttttattttttatttttatcttttaataaatttcttcctaaaaaaaaaaaagaataagatactaattttttcataaaaaataaaaaagattaaaaatttgtattttttttccttttttagatttaatttttagttttcttctttctttcttttcaatcaatatatttcttatctacattacgtatatgtaaattatttacttacatttatttaatttttttcttttgtcaccaattattataatttttggcataatctatctttaattttaatttatttttaatttttaaaaattattaatgttaatcaacaattaaatataaataagatttttctgatgttgaatatttttttcatttttttatatttatttctttaatagaaaaaattttattgtttttttatcaataaaaatttataaattaaaagaaataaaactttcataatgatacaaatagaataataggataaaataaaaaggttATGTTGATATGACGGAAAAATCATATGTTAatctcaattattaattataaaagatttatattattgaaatttttattgctgaaataaaatattattaataaatatataaaaaataattataccagtaagtaaagaaaattttatagataatatagagTGCATTAGTATCGCATATATACTAACGGTTCTGCCCTCTATACTTGCAGAATCCGTACTAATTTGTGATATGTACACAGTGTACGAATTTTAGTTAGGTTAGTGAGATATTAAAATGGGTAAACACGAAGTAGGAACGCCAAAATATAttgctaataaaattaaggCAAAAGGCTTGCAAAAGTTAAGATGGTATTGTCAAATGTGTCAAAAACAGTGCAGAGACGAAAATGGATTCAAGTGTCATACAATGTCGGAATCTCATCATAGACAATTACTGTTATTTGCTGATAATGCTTCTCGTTATATGGATCAGTTTTCAAAAGAGTTTTCTCAgggttatttaaatttattaaaaagacaaTTTGGTACCAGAAGAGTGCCTGCTAACCGTGTTTATCAAGAATATATCTCAGACCGGGGACATATACATATGAATGCTACAATTTGGCTTACATTAACTGCATTTGTTAAATGGCTTGGACGTACTGGACAGTGTGTTGTAGATGAAACAGAGAAAGGTAATTtgtgcaaaatttaatatttttactaataataaatatttaattaaatataactaatgttaattattgcttcttttgtttttaggCTGGTACGTAACGTATATTGACAGGGATCCAGAAACACTTGCAGCGCAAGAAAGAAAagctaaaaaacaaaaaatggataaagatgatgaagaaagaatgatggaatttatagaaaaacaaGTAGAAAAAGGCCAACAAGAAAGTAACGAACAATCTGAAAGTATCAAAGAGCCACTTAAACGACTTGACAGTGATGCACCTTTAGTccttaatatgaaaataaataaaaaaccaaAATTACTTCCCattataaaacaagaaaaaatagataaagattCTATCAGTAATGAATCGACTTCTATGATTTCTGATGTAAAATCTGAGGAACCAAACAAAGAATATACAGATAAGGAAAAGAATTcagcaaaaatagaaaaagatgaaTCGAAACTTAACaacgataatgataatatggaAGGATGGTTAAGAGAGGGTTTAATGGTAAAAGTAATAACCAAGACTCTtggagataaatattataagtctAAAGGCATTATTCAATCTGttgaaaattccaatttcattgGAAAAGTCAAATTGCGATCGCCTGAAGAAGTTGAGAatcatgttataaaaatagatcaaGAATATCTAGAGACTGTAATACCTGCTATAGGAAAAGAAGTTATAATTCTTTGGGGAAAATATAAAGCAATGAAGGGTATTGTGCATAAGCTTCACATAGAACATTATAGTATAGATGTAAAATTGGAAAGTGATAATactatagtaaaaaaattaccatatgaacaaatttgtaaatatgtaagatgattttttaaattacagagATTTgtcatttattcaatttttgtgataaaatatattatttattaataatattttgattaatacataaaacggaacatatttctcttttcgtttttactttgtaaatttttgatacttatgtaattgtaaaatatgtttaaatattctatttgtataatatattatatattaatatacatttaaaacttatatttatatttttttgtgtcaagttcatacaaaaatatataaataataataaatagaaaacatCTTAaacttgattataattattttttagcagaaacatataaatttgatcgatcaaataatcaaatagtCGTAGTTGCACGTAATCTATAACC harbors:
- the LOC108000543 gene encoding uncharacterized protein LOC108000543; amino-acid sequence: MKSYEEATRIIIVLSYATSFRYYQNMKKSLSKFLLSWIYNVISFFTYVYFIFYLEIYNLSSMPYNKERIMYTFLLFIFLYGYVTITIMGWYKSKDIIVLRNHIDQVDENLKEIGIEIEYRSMHRKVKITGLIWLIHWIILIGLFSNFLLKYEKIISEIIVTFSYVHMINIESLVLYDYDIFIYWLKLRFEQTNQLLATTLSVNDGTKMEKGLKEDEILGSNPNFKNRSRLNSWSLERFLLGSQIFPVNHVPNLKQESDEKIHLVQQIRSAQLQLSNISKMTNNVYNVQLLTYTFIIMIYIIIHAYYIYVEIPRTTDIKKLLLTMMIFVWNSFGNFMKIIYVAYYCECTINEAKKTINIIHSYPLDEKDIELKNEFLQFCFQISYTRLEKSKTIDYKINYSYIRHCISFMLSYVIIMIQWSQNSSIKNDISMENVTSYNLSNVQTTNQSLIDVRI
- the LOC108000611 gene encoding gustatory receptor 68a-like, which gives rise to MYEPKTLKETIKPLMMINFVFGMGLTGIEAKKPSKKLEYIYTICNLVIFYLINKLTLPYYDKYYVISTFNLSRFIFQWMFHANIWTITLLIIITRIKAQQLRTVVSLVELSDQKMENIGLSPKHRCLMMYQIKRYIFLGIYTLIFVVLIYYCHYESTTPTLIKLCLSILPNIPFIVFGVSTISFCFWVTCLKLKFRQLNELLRSMRIMKSPIHKRVLEMTNNLENNRFSLYRNEHVRRNTNTIRTVKQIHLEIIKIVCFLNQTFGIQILIQMTVSVVFTTNLLHLLYRIIWLHFTINQLVQELISVIFWILIYGSQILYVNHVCASTNSEAANIGNIICEFYEPFATKEFNAEIRDFTLQLIQNPVIFTAYGFFNLDHSFIQGVIGTITTYLVVMIQVGDLSNSDKSIVS
- the LOC108000610 gene encoding DNA/RNA-binding protein KIN17 produces the protein MGKHEVGTPKYIANKIKAKGLQKLRWYCQMCQKQCRDENGFKCHTMSESHHRQLLLFADNASRYMDQFSKEFSQGYLNLLKRQFGTRRVPANRVYQEYISDRGHIHMNATIWLTLTAFVKWLGRTGQCVVDETEKGWYVTYIDRDPETLAAQERKAKKQKMDKDDEERMMEFIEKQVEKGQQESNEQSESIKEPLKRLDSDAPLVLNMKINKKPKLLPIIKQEKIDKDSISNESTSMISDVKSEEPNKEYTDKEKNSAKIEKDESKLNNDNDNMEGWLREGLMVKVITKTLGDKYYKSKGIIQSVENSNFIGKVKLRSPEEVENHVIKIDQEYLETVIPAIGKEVIILWGKYKAMKGIVHKLHIEHYSIDVKLESDNTIVKKLPYEQICKYVR